Within Kineococcus endophyticus, the genomic segment TCGGGCTGCTGCGGTTGTCCGACGTCCTCGCCCGCATGCACACGACGGCCAAGCCGCAGGTGCTGGGCGTCGTGCTGTCCCTCGTGGCGGTGGGCATCGCGCTGCAGCGGACGACGGACATCGCCACCCTCGTGGCCATCGCCGCGTTCCAGCTGCTCACGGTGCCGGTGGCGGCGCACATGGTGGGCCGGGCGGCCTACCGGACGGGGCAGGTCGACGCGTCCGTCCTCGACCACGACGACCTGGCCGAGAAGCTCGCCGAGGAGGAGCGGTCGGCCGGCTGATGCTTCCGCTCGGCGGAACACCCCTGGCGCGGAACGGTGCGGAACCGTAACGTCGGGTGAGTGTCCAACACCGGGCACGGCATCCCGGGCCGAGGAGCGGACCGTGACCGACCACGTGGGCAGCACGCCTCCCGTGACCCCCGTCGAGCGACGTCTCCTGGAGCTGGTGGCCGAGGGCCGCTCCCTCGTCGCAGCGGGCGCCGAACTGGCCCTGGACGTGCGCGGGGTCATCGCGACGGTCTCCGGACTGCGGGAGCGCTTCGGCGTCCGCAGCACCGCCGCCGCCGTCCGCCGCGCTCGGGCCGTCGGGCTCATCGGCGCCCCGACCGTGCGGGCGCACCTCACCTGAGCCCCCGGGGGTCAGTCCCCCTCGTGCGAACGGCGGACCCGCCACGCCGCGAGGAAGTAGACGGCTCCCGCGGTGAAGGCGACCGCCGCCAGCCAGGCGAGCGGGCTGCCGTCGGTGAGGACCACACCCCACGACAGCGCCGCCACCACGGCGTAGAGCAGCCCGGACCGCTTCGACTGCTCGAGGGTCTTCGTCGCCCGCCACCACGGTTGTCTCGCCACCGTCCCAGTGTGCCGGAGTCCCTCACACCAGAGGTGCCAGCAGGTCCCGCACGGGGCCGACGTAGCGCACCAGACCCAGCACCGTCAGCGTCGGGAACACGAGGTACTGCAGCAGCGGCTCGGGACCGCGGCCGGCGTCGAACAGGCGCAGCCCGAGCGTCCGGGGTCGCCGCCGGGCCCACGTCGTGAACGGCACGGGGACACCGTCCGTCGTCAGCGCGTCGCCGGCGATGTGGACCAGGACGCCGCCCGCGACGGCCCAGGGCAACCACGGCAGGTGGACCCCCTGGTCCGTCAGCCACCACGCGCCCGCACCCGACAGGACGAGGTTGCCGATCGCCGTCTTCTCGGCGTCCCCCGGGACGAGCTGCGCGACGGCGTGCAGGGCCAGGCCGATGCCCAGGGCGAGGACGGCGAGTGCCGTCCAGTGGTTGCGCGCCGCGAGCGCCGCCAGCCCGCCGAAGACGAGGGGGGCGACGAGCGCGTCGTGGGTGCCGCCGCGGTGCCGTCGCGCCAGGACGCCGATGAGGCGGGAGAGCCAGCGCGTCGGCGGCCCCCACATCGACCCGGCCGTCGAGCCCTTCTGGTCCAGGTCGGGCAGGTAGGCGAACCCGCCCCACGCCACGACCCACGCGAGTTGCTCGAGGGGTCGGTCGATGCCGAGGTGCGTGGCGGCGACGCCGAGGGTCAGGGCCCCCGCCGCCAGTCCGCTGGCGGCGTGCGCCGGGCCCATCACGGTGTGTCGTCCTCCCAGGTCAGAGGCCTGGAGGGTAGCGCGCGGCGCCCGGGGGAGGGCTCGTTGCCTCCACGAGGACATTGGGCGCCCTCGTTGCCTCCCCGCGGCCCGTGATCGACCTCGGGGAGGCAACGAGGCGCCTCCCGGGAGATCAACCGAAGGTGCGCGGTGGCCCAACGCGGCCGGTCATCGTCCTCGGGGAGGCAACGAGGCGTCGCCCGTGGGGTGGGTCAGACGGCGTAGCGCAGGAGCGCGCCGATGCCGTCGGCCAGCGACACCGGCGGGTCCTCGTCCTCCTCGGGCTGCCGCACCAGCTCGATCTCGGCGTCGGAGGCGGCCAGCGCCCGGACGAGGGCCGCGTCGGCCCGCACCTGGACGACGTCGCTCACGCCGAGCACGTCGAGGTCCTCGCGGGTGGTGGCGACCTCGAGCGGGCCGGGGCCCGTCCACAGCTGGTCGGTGGACGTCGGGTCGTCGACGAGGAGCAGCGTCCGCACCTGGCCGGCGCGCAGCGCGGAGACGACGGGGTCCAGGCCCTCGACGGCGCGGCCCTGCCGACCGCGTTCCTGGGCGAACTCGTCGACGACGGCCTGGCGGCGGCGGGTGCGGACGACGTCGAGAGCGGCGGCGACGTTGGCCTCGAAGGCCTTCTCGCGGGTGCCGGCGGCGCGGCCACCGCCCTTGACCTCGCACATCACCGACGCGAGCGCGGCCGGTGCCTTGTCCTTCAGCGACGCCATGGCCTTGGGGTCACCGGTCACCAGGACGACGTCGGGCCGTTCGCGGCGGACGAGGTCGGCGAGGTCGCTGGCGACCGCGGCGGCGTTGTGGTCCCAGGAGTCCTGGACGGTCCGCTGGTACCGGTGCTCGGCGCGGTTGTCCCCGGACCCCTTGTGCAGCAGGTCGTGTCCACCCTCGACGGTCCTCCGTTCGCGGCCGACGACGGCACCCGTGCGCGCCACCGTGACGTCGGCGCCCGCGCGGTCGAGCTCGACGAGCACGTAGCGGACGTCGTCGGCCATGGAGCGCACGAGCGGCATGAGGTGCGCGACGGGTCCGGTCGTCGCCTCCTCCCGCTGCGGCGGGGAGGCCAGGACGAGGTCGAGCTGCAGCCCCGTCGCCGTGGCGACGAGCGCGCGGCCGACGTGACCGCCGACCCCGGTCGGTTCGGCCGCGACGGCGTCGAGGGCGGCGAGCGCCGGTTCCGGGGCGCCCTGACCGGCGAGCGCCGAGCGGGCCTCCTGCCAGCGCAGGTCGATGTCGTGCGCGCCCGTCGCCCGGTCCCGGGTCGCGTCGACGTAGACGGAGACGGAGGGCCCGGGGTCGGTGGCCACGTCCTTGAGCCAGGTCAGCTTCACAGGGACTCCCTCGTGACGGTGTTGCTGTCCGCTCTTGCCTGTCACCCACAGTGCAGGACGACCGCCGCATCACGCGACTCGGTTTCCCACCGGCCCTTCGTACACCCATCGGCCCTCGACGCGGGAGAACCGTGAGTCCTCGTGCTGAACCCCCCGCCGGCCGGCGAGCCGGTAGTGCGCCTCGAACTCGACGGTGCCGGTGTCGTCGAAGGGGCTGCCGTGGTCCGT encodes:
- the mnhG gene encoding monovalent cation/H(+) antiporter subunit G, with the protein product MDWTTIGTVVGSAALLLGCLLTLVAAIGLLRLSDVLARMHTTAKPQVLGVVLSLVAVGIALQRTTDIATLVAIAAFQLLTVPVAAHMVGRAAYRTGQVDASVLDHDDLAEKLAEEERSAG
- a CDS encoding metal-dependent hydrolase produces the protein MGPAHAASGLAAGALTLGVAATHLGIDRPLEQLAWVVAWGGFAYLPDLDQKGSTAGSMWGPPTRWLSRLIGVLARRHRGGTHDALVAPLVFGGLAALAARNHWTALAVLALGIGLALHAVAQLVPGDAEKTAIGNLVLSGAGAWWLTDQGVHLPWLPWAVAGGVLVHIAGDALTTDGVPVPFTTWARRRPRTLGLRLFDAGRGPEPLLQYLVFPTLTVLGLVRYVGPVRDLLAPLV
- a CDS encoding baeRF2 domain-containing protein, which codes for MKLTWLKDVATDPGPSVSVYVDATRDRATGAHDIDLRWQEARSALAGQGAPEPALAALDAVAAEPTGVGGHVGRALVATATGLQLDLVLASPPQREEATTGPVAHLMPLVRSMADDVRYVLVELDRAGADVTVARTGAVVGRERRTVEGGHDLLHKGSGDNRAEHRYQRTVQDSWDHNAAAVASDLADLVRRERPDVVLVTGDPKAMASLKDKAPAALASVMCEVKGGGRAAGTREKAFEANVAAALDVVRTRRRQAVVDEFAQERGRQGRAVEGLDPVVSALRAGQVRTLLLVDDPTSTDQLWTGPGPLEVATTREDLDVLGVSDVVQVRADAALVRALAASDAEIELVRQPEEDEDPPVSLADGIGALLRYAV